The Rhinolophus ferrumequinum isolate MPI-CBG mRhiFer1 chromosome 28, mRhiFer1_v1.p, whole genome shotgun sequence genome has a window encoding:
- the CHRNA3 gene encoding neuronal acetylcholine receptor subunit alpha-3 has translation MGAYSLRAPPVLLLLLLLPVASGSEAEHRLFEKLFEGYNEIIRPVANVSDPVIIQFEVSMSQLVKVDEVNQIMETNLWLKQIWNDYKLKWNPADYDGAEFMRVPAQKIWKPDIVLYNNAVGDFQVDDKTKALLKYTGEVTWIPPAIFKSSCKIDVTYFPFDYQNCTMKFGSWSYDKAKIDLVLIGSSMNLKDYWESGEWAVIRAPGYKHDIKYNCCEEIYPDITYSLYIRRLPLFYTVNLIIPCLLISCLTVLVFYLPSDCGEKVTLCISVLLSLTVFLLVITETIPSTSLVIPLIGEYLLFTMIFVTLSIVITVFVLNVHYRTPSTHTMPTWVKTIFLNVLPRVMFMTRPADNQGTTQRPRPIYSAELSNLNCFSRTESRGCKEGHPCQDSMCSYCHHRKVKISNFSANLPRSSSSDSVNAVLSVSALSPEIKEAIQSVKYIAENMKAQNEAKEIQDDWKYVAMVIDRIFLWVFILVCILGTAGLFLQPLMARDDL, from the exons ATGGGAGCTTACTCGCTCCGGGCGCCCCCagttctgctgctgctgctgctgctcccag tggccagtggctccgAGGCCGAGCACCGTCTGTTTGAGAAGCTGTTTGAAGGCTACAACGAGATCATCCGGCCTGTGGCCAACGTGTCCGACCCCGTCATCATCCAGTTTGAGGTGTCCATGTCCCAGCTGGTGAAGGTG GATGAAGTAAACCAGATCATGGAGACCAACCTGTGGCTCAAGCAA ATCTGGAACGACTACAAGCTGAAGTGGAACCCTGCCGACTATGACGGGGCGGAGTTCATGCGTGTCCCTGCACAGAAGATCTGGAAGCCAGACATCGTGCTGTACAACAA TGCCGTCGGGGATTTCCAGGTGGACGACAAGACCAAAGCCTTGCTCAAGTACACGGGGGAAGTGACGTGGATCCCTCCAGCCATCTTTAAGAGCTCGTGCAAAATCGACGTGACCTACTTCCCGTTTGATTACCAGAACTGCACCATGAAGTTCGGGTCCTGGTCCTACGACAAGGCCAAGATCGACCTGGTGCTCATTGGCTCCTCCATGAACCTCAAGGACTACTGGGAGAGCGGTGAGTGGGCCGTCATCCGGGCCCCCGGCTACAAGCACGACATCAAGTACAACTGCTGCGAGGAGATCTACCCCGACATCACGTACTCGCTGTACATCCGGCGCCTGCCGCTCTTCTACACGGTCAACCTCATCATCCCCTGCCTGCTCATCTCCTGCCTCACCGTGCTCGTCTTCTACCTGCCGTCTGACTGCGGCGAGAAGGTGACGCTCTGCATCTCCGTGCTGCTCTCCTTGACCGTCTTCCTGCTGGTGATCACCGAGACCATCCCATCCACCTCGCTGGTCATCCCCCTGATCGGCGAGTACCTCCTGTTCACCATGATTTTCGTCACCTTGTCCATTGTCATCACCGTCTTTGTGCTCAACGTGCACTACAGAACCCCGAGCACGCACACAATGCCCACGTGGGTGAAGACCATATTCCTGAACGTGCTTCCCAGGGTCATGTTCATGACCAGGCCGGCTGACAACCAGGGCACCACTCAGAGGCCGCGACCCATCTACAGTGCTGAGCTCTCCAACCTGAACTGCTTCAGCCGCACGGAGTCCAGAGGCTGCAAGGAAGGCCACCCCTGCCAGGACAGTATGTGCAGCTACTGCCACCACCGCAAGGTGAAAATCTCCAATTTCAGTGCCAACCTCCCAAGAAGCTCCAGCTCTGATTCTGTCAACGCCGTACTGTCCGTCTCTGCTTTGTCACCGGAAATCAAAGAAGCCATCCAAAGTGTCAAATATATTGCTGAAAATATGAAAGCACAAAATGAAGCCAAAGAG ATTCAAGACGACTGGAAATATGTTGCCATGGTGATCGATCGCATTTTTCTGTGGGTATTCATCCTGGTGTGCATTTTAGGGACAGCCGGGCTGTTTCTGCAGCCCCTGATGGCCCGAGATGACTTGTAA
- the CHRNA5 gene encoding neuronal acetylcholine receptor subunit alpha-5, which yields MAARGSLPSGLRLLLLVPLVAGLWRPAGARRGLAEPSFVAKREDSLFKDLFQDYERWVRPVEHLNDKIKIKFGLAISQLVDVDEKNQLMTTNVWLKQEWRDVKLRWNPDDYGGIKVIRVPSDSLWTPDIVLFDNADGRFEGASTKTVVRYDGTVTWTPPANYKSSCTIDVTFFPFDLQNCSMTFGSWTYDGSQVDILLEEQDVDKREFFDNGEWEIVRATGSKGNRTDSCCWYPHITYSFVIKRLPLFYTLFLIIPCIGLSFLTVLVFYLPSNEGEKICLCTSVLVSLTVFLLVIEEIIPSSSKVIPLIGEYLVFTMIFVTLSIMVTVFAINIHHRSPSTHNAMAPWVRKLFLHKLPKLLCMRSHADRYFTQEEETERSSGPNSSRNSLEAALDSIRYITRHVMKENDVREVVEDWKFIAQVLDRLFLWTFLLVSIVGSLGLFVPVIYKWANIIVPVHIGNANK from the exons GATTAGCTGAGCCCTCCTTTGTTGCAAAACGTGAAGATAGCTTGTTTAAGGATTTATTTCAAGACTACGAAAGATGGGTTCGTCCTGTGGAACACctgaatgacaaaataaaaataaagtttggcCTTGCGATATCTCAATTAGTCGATGTG gaTGAGAAAAATCAGTTAATGACAACAAATGTCTGGTTGAAACAG gaatGGAGAGATGTAAAATTAAGATGGAACCCTGATGATTACGGTGGAATAAAAGTTATACGTGTCCCTTCAGACTCTCTCTGGACCCCAGACATCGTTTTGTTTGATAA CGCAGATGGACGCTTTGAGGGGGCCAGCACGAAAACAGTTGTCCGGTACGATGGTACTGTTACCTGGACTCCTCCAGCAAATTACAAAAGTTCCTGTACCATAGATGTCACGTTTTTCCCATTTGATCTCCAAAACTGTTCTATGACATTTGGGTCTTGGACCTACGATGGGTCACAGGTCGACATACTGTTGGAGGAGCAAGACGTGGACAAGAGAGAGTTTTTTGATAACGGAGAATGGGAGATTGTGCGTGCAACGGGaagcaaaggaaacagaactGACAGCTGTTGCTGGTACCCGCATATCACTTACTCGTTTGTAATTAAGCGTCTGCCTCTCTTTTATACCTTGTTCCTTATTATCCCCTGTATCGGGCTCTCGTTTTTAACCGTGCTCGTCTTCTATCTTCCTTCAAATGAAGGTGAAAAGATTTGTCTCTGCACTTCAGTACTTGTCTCTTTGACAGTCTTCCTTCTGGTTATTGAAGAGATCATACCCTCATCTTCCAAAGTAATCCCTCTGATTGGGGAGTATCTGGTGTTTACCATGATTTTTGTGACACTGTCTATTATGGTGACTGTTTTTGCTATCAACATTCATCATCGTTCTCCCTCAACACATAACGCGATGGCTCCGTGGGTCCGCAAGCTCTTTCTGCACAAGCTTCCCAAGCTGCTTTGCATGAGAAGTCACGCAGATAGGTACTTCAcccaggaagaggaaactgagagaagCAGTGGACCGAATTCTTCTAGAAACTCACTGGAAGCTGCACTTGATTCTATTCGCTACATTACAAGGCACGTCATGAAGGAGAACGATGTCCGTGAG GTTGTTGAAGATTGGAAGTTCATAGCCCAGGTTCTTGATCGGCTGTTTCTGTGGACTTTTCTTCTGGTTTCAATTGTTGGTTCTCTTGGGCTTTTTGTGCCTGTTATTTATAAATGGGCAAATATAATAGTTCCAGTTCATATTGGAAATGCAAATAAGTGA